Proteins found in one Methylobacter sp. S3L5C genomic segment:
- a CDS encoding HupE/UreJ family protein yields MKIKLLVVVTGLLSIISLPVHAHTGLGTVHGVVDGLLHPLTGIDHLLVILAVGLLAVMRGGRELWLLPASFLLMMTVGAGLHFAGFTLSAAETWVAFSVMASGLLLWTNYKVSSGLAVALVAVFALGHGYVHGSDLQTGADVAGYTTGFLLTTALLQGLSITMGLLLSGTSSLKIMTTGFGLLCAVVGTTLLVGA; encoded by the coding sequence ATGAAAATAAAATTACTGGTTGTCGTTACCGGCTTATTGTCAATCATATCGCTACCCGTACATGCGCATACCGGCTTGGGTACCGTGCACGGTGTTGTCGACGGATTGTTGCATCCGTTAACGGGTATTGACCATTTACTCGTTATACTGGCGGTCGGCTTATTGGCAGTAATGCGCGGTGGACGAGAACTATGGTTATTGCCTGCCAGTTTTTTACTGATGATGACCGTAGGCGCGGGATTACATTTTGCCGGTTTCACGTTAAGTGCAGCAGAAACCTGGGTAGCCTTTTCAGTCATGGCTTCAGGGTTGCTGTTGTGGACAAATTATAAAGTGTCATCAGGCTTGGCAGTCGCTTTGGTCGCTGTATTTGCGCTTGGTCACGGTTACGTTCATGGTAGCGATTTGCAAACGGGAGCTGATGTTGCCGGGTATACGACAGGTTTTCTGCTTACGACGGCATTATTGCAAGGCTTGAGTATTACTATGGGGTTATTGCTATCAGGAACGTCCAGTTTAAAGATAATGACTACCGGATTTGGTCTGCTGTGTGCGGTAGTCGGTACGACCTTATTGGTTGGAGCCTGA
- the urtE gene encoding urea ABC transporter ATP-binding subunit UrtE — protein sequence MFEVADLQVSYGQSQVIHGLSFKAEKNETLAIMGRNGMGKTTLFKSLMGILPSNASKTMVDGVNLNGVETYQRVAKGLAYVPQGRMIFPTMTVQENIETGLEKSKTREIPDDIYALFPVLYDMRKRKGGNLSGGQQQQLAIARALVTNPKVLLLDEPTEGIQPSIIKDIAKVLNEIRKMREITIIVSEQVLSFTMEIADRIIVMDKGKFIHEDKRGEVDAAQIKKYLSV from the coding sequence ATGTTTGAAGTAGCGGATTTACAAGTCAGTTATGGCCAAAGTCAGGTGATTCATGGCTTAAGTTTTAAGGCAGAAAAAAACGAGACACTGGCCATTATGGGCCGAAACGGCATGGGCAAAACGACATTGTTTAAATCCCTGATGGGCATATTGCCCAGTAATGCCTCTAAAACCATGGTCGATGGCGTTAATTTAAACGGTGTGGAAACCTATCAACGTGTTGCAAAAGGACTGGCTTACGTACCCCAGGGAAGAATGATTTTTCCAACCATGACCGTACAGGAAAATATTGAAACGGGTTTGGAAAAATCCAAAACCCGGGAGATTCCTGATGACATCTATGCCTTATTTCCGGTGTTGTATGATATGCGTAAACGTAAAGGTGGTAATCTTTCCGGTGGGCAACAGCAACAGTTGGCGATTGCACGGGCTTTGGTTACCAACCCTAAAGTGCTGTTGCTGGACGAACCCACCGAAGGCATACAGCCCTCCATTATTAAAGACATTGCCAAAGTCTTAAATGAAATCAGGAAAATGCGTGAGATTACCATTATAGTCTCTGAGCAAGTACTCAGTTTTACCATGGAAATTGCTGACCGTATAATTGTGATGGATAAGGGCAAGTTTATCCATGAAGATAAACGTGGTGAAGTGGATGCCGCACAGATTAAAAAATATTTGTCGGTTTGA
- a CDS encoding urease accessory protein UreF gives MINDLALLRLLQLISPGLPIGMYSYSQGLERAIDDGLVTNADDVHEWLEGLLVHGMTQLDLPVMARLFDAWTLADNVAVVQWSKTLIACRETSELRAEDRQTGQALARLLVALELDEAAEWLRKPEATLATLFSLAAVRWAIPKREAAIGYLWSWLENQVLCAVKLVPLGQVAGQRLLMALASRLPEQVNRALLLADDEIGSSVFGLALVSSRHETQYSRLFRS, from the coding sequence ATGATTAATGATCTTGCCCTGCTGCGCTTGTTGCAATTGATTAGTCCGGGCTTGCCGATTGGCATGTACAGCTATTCCCAAGGGTTGGAACGTGCCATTGATGATGGCTTGGTGACCAATGCCGATGACGTCCATGAATGGCTTGAAGGTTTACTGGTGCATGGCATGACACAGCTTGATTTACCGGTCATGGCCCGCTTGTTTGATGCCTGGACATTGGCTGATAACGTTGCCGTTGTCCAGTGGAGCAAAACCTTGATTGCTTGCCGTGAAACGTCTGAATTACGTGCTGAAGACAGGCAAACCGGGCAGGCACTGGCGCGGTTGCTGGTCGCGCTGGAACTGGACGAGGCGGCAGAGTGGTTACGCAAACCGGAGGCAACACTCGCCACTTTATTTAGTCTCGCTGCAGTGCGCTGGGCCATTCCCAAACGTGAGGCGGCTATCGGTTACTTGTGGAGTTGGCTGGAAAATCAGGTGTTGTGTGCCGTTAAACTGGTGCCCTTGGGTCAGGTTGCCGGACAGCGCTTATTAATGGCATTGGCATCCAGGCTGCCTGAACAGGTTAATCGTGCGTTGTTGCTGGCTGATGATGAAATCGGCAGCAGCGTGTTTGGTTTGGCCTTGGTTAGTAGTCGGCATGAAACACAATATTCCAGATTATTTCGTTCTTAA
- the urtD gene encoding urea ABC transporter ATP-binding protein UrtD, whose translation MSNTDFVLAIEDLTVSFDGFKAVDALSMYIDKNELRVVIGPNGAGKTTVLDLICGKTKSSSGSIKFNNIELTQLAEHEIVRAGIGRKFQTPSIYENLTVYQNLEVSYPVGRSVWGSLTFKRTQALSEQVNKIAAEVLLTEHLQMEAALLSHGQKQWLEIGMLLMQDPELLMLDEPVAGMSAKERDQTADLLNRICQNRSVLVIEHDMEFVKKIAHKVTVLHQGKILAEGSMEKVQSDEKVIEVYLGH comes from the coding sequence ATGAGTAATACCGACTTTGTACTGGCTATTGAAGACTTAACGGTTTCATTTGACGGGTTTAAGGCAGTTGATGCCTTATCGATGTATATCGACAAAAATGAATTGCGAGTGGTGATTGGCCCCAATGGTGCCGGCAAGACCACGGTACTGGACTTGATTTGTGGTAAAACAAAATCGTCATCAGGCTCCATCAAGTTTAATAATATAGAACTGACCCAACTTGCCGAGCACGAGATTGTCCGCGCCGGGATTGGCAGGAAATTCCAGACACCTTCTATTTATGAGAATCTGACTGTTTATCAAAATCTTGAAGTGTCTTATCCGGTAGGACGGTCGGTCTGGGGCAGCTTAACTTTTAAGCGCACGCAGGCATTGAGCGAACAAGTTAACAAAATCGCGGCAGAAGTGTTACTGACTGAGCATTTACAAATGGAAGCGGCCTTGTTAAGTCATGGCCAGAAACAATGGCTGGAGATTGGCATGTTGTTGATGCAAGACCCGGAATTGTTAATGTTGGATGAGCCAGTAGCCGGAATGAGTGCTAAAGAGCGTGATCAAACAGCCGATTTACTCAATCGAATTTGTCAAAATCGTTCTGTTTTGGTGATTGAGCACGACATGGAGTTTGTGAAAAAAATTGCCCATAAAGTGACGGTACTGCATCAAGGTAAAATTTTGGCAGAAGGATCGATGGAAAAAGTTCAGTCGGACGAAAAAGTTATTGAAGTTTATTTAGGTCACTAG
- the ureC gene encoding urease subunit alpha codes for MSRISRQAYSDMFGPTTGDKVRLGDSGLFLQVEADRTIYGEEVKFGGGKVIRDGMGQSQVDSSVAMDLVITNALIVDYWGIIKADVGIKNGRIAAIGKAGNPDIQNGVDIVIGPGTEIIAGEGQILTAGGVDAHIHFICPQQIEEALSSGVTTMIGGGTGPATGTNATTCTPGPWNIQQMLRALDGFPMNFGLLGKGNASLPAALEEQVRAGAMGLKLHEDWGTTPAAIDCCLSVAERFDVQVAIHTDTLNESGFVEDTIAAFKDRTIHTYHTEGAGGGHAPDIIKACGLPNVLPSSTNPTRPFTINTVDEHLDMLMVCHHLDPGIPEDVAFAESRIRRETIAAEDILHDLGAFSMISSDSQAMGRVGEVIIRTWQTAHKMKLQRGSLQEDSANNDNFRIKRYIAKYTINPAISHGISHEVGSIEVGKLADLVLWNPAFFAVKPSLIIKGGLIALAAMGDVNGSIPTPQPVHYRPMFGSFGETASATSMIFLPQAAIDGGVSEALGLRKRVGVVKNTRNIGKKDLVHNHYQPTIEVDPQTYVVRADGQLLTCEPVAVLPFAQRYFLF; via the coding sequence ATGAGCAGAATCAGCAGGCAGGCTTATAGTGATATGTTTGGCCCGACTACCGGCGATAAAGTGCGCCTTGGCGATAGCGGTTTGTTTTTACAAGTCGAAGCGGATCGTACGATTTATGGAGAAGAAGTTAAGTTTGGTGGTGGCAAGGTTATCCGCGATGGTATGGGGCAAAGCCAGGTTGATTCCTCGGTGGCGATGGATTTGGTTATCACCAATGCATTAATTGTCGATTACTGGGGTATTATCAAAGCGGATGTTGGTATCAAGAATGGCCGTATTGCCGCTATAGGCAAGGCCGGTAATCCCGATATCCAAAACGGTGTTGATATTGTTATTGGCCCCGGTACCGAGATTATTGCCGGTGAAGGGCAAATTTTAACCGCAGGTGGCGTTGACGCACATATCCATTTTATTTGTCCACAGCAAATAGAAGAAGCCCTTTCATCCGGCGTTACCACGATGATTGGCGGTGGCACCGGGCCTGCGACCGGTACTAATGCGACGACCTGTACGCCCGGGCCCTGGAATATTCAGCAGATGTTGCGTGCGCTTGACGGTTTTCCGATGAATTTTGGTTTGCTGGGGAAGGGTAACGCCAGTTTGCCGGCTGCGTTGGAAGAACAGGTTCGTGCCGGTGCCATGGGTTTAAAATTACATGAAGATTGGGGCACAACGCCGGCGGCGATTGATTGCTGTTTGTCGGTAGCCGAGCGTTTTGATGTACAGGTCGCGATTCATACCGATACCTTGAATGAATCCGGGTTCGTTGAAGATACCATCGCCGCTTTTAAAGATCGCACGATTCATACCTACCATACGGAAGGTGCGGGCGGCGGCCATGCGCCGGATATTATCAAAGCTTGCGGCTTGCCTAATGTACTGCCATCGTCAACCAATCCAACACGACCCTTTACGATTAATACGGTTGATGAACATCTGGATATGCTGATGGTGTGCCATCATCTTGATCCCGGTATCCCCGAGGACGTGGCTTTTGCCGAATCACGCATCCGCCGCGAAACCATAGCGGCGGAAGATATATTGCATGATTTGGGCGCTTTCTCGATGATTTCATCGGATTCCCAAGCAATGGGCAGAGTCGGTGAAGTGATTATCCGTACCTGGCAGACAGCGCATAAAATGAAACTGCAACGCGGCAGTTTGCAGGAAGATTCTGCAAACAACGATAATTTTCGCATTAAACGTTATATCGCCAAGTACACGATTAATCCGGCGATTAGTCATGGTATCTCGCACGAAGTTGGTTCGATAGAAGTTGGTAAGTTGGCCGATCTGGTGTTATGGAATCCGGCTTTTTTCGCCGTAAAACCCAGCCTGATTATCAAAGGTGGTTTGATAGCATTAGCGGCCATGGGCGATGTCAATGGGTCAATTCCAACGCCGCAACCGGTACATTATCGCCCGATGTTTGGTTCGTTCGGTGAGACTGCATCGGCCACATCGATGATTTTTTTACCACAAGCCGCTATTGATGGCGGTGTTTCAGAGGCTTTGGGCTTGCGAAAACGCGTTGGTGTTGTTAAAAATACCCGCAATATCGGTAAAAAAGATTTAGTGCATAATCACTACCAGCCCACTATCGAAGTGGATCCGCAAACTTATGTAGTACGTGCCGACGGGCAGTTACTTACCTGTGAGCCGGTGGCTGTTTTACCGTTTGCACAACGCTATTTTCTGTTTTAA
- a CDS encoding urease accessory protein UreD: MVAEPVDIGFANTEITPQGWEATLELGFKLSNDKTVLAHRRHHGPLTVQRPFYPEGGVCHLYLLHPPGGVVAGDSLTITINAAANSAALVTTPAAGKFYRSTGELARQSVTLTVAAGAALEWLPQETIIYEGARVASELRVNLESGARFIGWEVLVLGRPAANEGFTVGQACMSWQIFRADELFYRERLKLDAQAFLARWGLNGHSACGTMFACPASVVQLEAVQQLIGETAGRGVTLIDDLLICRALDTRADRLRGFFQQVWAALRPDVLQRKACEPRIWAT, translated from the coding sequence ATGGTTGCAGAACCTGTGGATATAGGGTTCGCCAATACAGAGATTACCCCACAGGGGTGGGAAGCAACACTGGAGTTGGGCTTTAAGTTAAGCAATGATAAAACCGTCTTGGCGCATCGTCGCCATCATGGTCCGTTAACCGTACAACGACCTTTTTATCCTGAAGGCGGCGTTTGTCATTTGTATTTGTTGCATCCGCCAGGTGGCGTAGTGGCAGGTGACAGCTTGACGATCACGATAAACGCAGCCGCCAATAGCGCAGCACTGGTAACAACGCCAGCCGCCGGCAAATTTTACCGCAGTACCGGAGAACTGGCACGGCAATCCGTTACCTTAACAGTCGCCGCAGGTGCGGCTTTAGAATGGTTGCCACAAGAAACCATTATCTATGAAGGGGCACGGGTCGCATCTGAGCTTCGCGTTAATCTGGAATCCGGTGCCCGCTTTATTGGCTGGGAAGTTCTCGTTTTGGGTCGTCCTGCCGCCAATGAAGGTTTTACAGTGGGTCAAGCCTGCATGAGCTGGCAGATTTTTCGTGCCGATGAGCTTTTTTATCGGGAACGTTTAAAGCTGGATGCCCAGGCATTTTTAGCGCGCTGGGGGCTGAACGGACATTCCGCTTGTGGGACAATGTTCGCCTGTCCTGCTTCAGTCGTGCAGTTGGAAGCGGTGCAACAACTTATTGGCGAGACGGCCGGGCGCGGTGTTACGTTAATAGATGATCTGCTGATCTGCCGCGCTCTTGATACCAGGGCTGACCGGTTACGCGGATTTTTTCAGCAGGTTTGGGCTGCACTAAGGCCCGACGTTTTGCAGCGTAAGGCTTGTGAGCCGCGTATCTGGGCAACCTGA
- the ureA gene encoding urease subunit gamma — protein MHLTPREKDKLLIFTAGLLAERRKARGLKLNYPEAIAYITAAIMEGARDGRTVAELMEFGRTLLNRDDVMDGIAEMLPDVQVEATFQDGTKLVTVHNPIE, from the coding sequence ATGCATTTAACGCCACGCGAAAAAGACAAACTATTGATTTTTACTGCCGGATTATTGGCAGAACGACGCAAGGCCCGAGGGTTAAAGCTTAACTACCCCGAAGCCATTGCCTATATTACCGCAGCAATTATGGAAGGAGCCAGAGATGGGCGCACGGTTGCCGAACTAATGGAATTTGGTCGCACCTTGCTAAATCGCGATGATGTTATGGACGGTATCGCTGAAATGTTACCGGATGTGCAGGTAGAAGCCACGTTTCAGGATGGTACGAAGTTGGTTACGGTTCATAACCCCATTGAATAG
- a CDS encoding family 2A encapsulin nanocompartment shell protein, which produces MTDIHEAHTALGDVAARTLANATKTVPMLSTITPRWLVHLMQWKPLEAGIYRVNKVKNENELFVDCSSLDEKELPQTFVDYEEWGREYRLNAVNTVLDVHTRISDLYSSPHNQIHEQLRLTIETIKERQESELINNAEYGLLNNVAPGFKVQPRTGAPTPDDLDELISRVWKEPAFFLAHPLAIAAFGRECTRRGVPPAIVTMFGSQFMTWRGLPLIPSDKLKVINGKTNILLLRTGESRQGVVGLYQPNLTGELSMGLSVRFMGINHKAIASYLISLYCSLAVLTDDALGVLENVEVGKYHDYK; this is translated from the coding sequence ATGACCGATATCCATGAAGCCCATACCGCACTAGGCGATGTCGCTGCGCGTACCTTGGCGAATGCCACCAAAACCGTGCCTATGTTATCAACCATCACGCCACGATGGCTGGTGCATTTGATGCAATGGAAACCGCTTGAGGCAGGTATTTATCGCGTTAACAAAGTTAAAAATGAAAATGAGCTCTTTGTTGATTGTTCCAGCCTTGATGAAAAAGAACTGCCGCAAACTTTTGTTGATTACGAAGAATGGGGCCGCGAGTATCGCTTGAATGCGGTTAATACCGTACTGGATGTGCATACCCGTATTTCTGATTTATACAGCAGCCCACATAACCAAATCCATGAACAGTTGCGTTTGACTATCGAAACTATTAAAGAACGCCAGGAAAGTGAGCTTATTAACAATGCCGAATATGGCTTGCTTAATAACGTTGCTCCAGGTTTTAAAGTACAACCGCGTACCGGTGCACCCACGCCTGATGATTTGGATGAACTTATTTCCCGCGTTTGGAAAGAACCGGCATTTTTTCTGGCTCATCCACTTGCCATTGCAGCTTTCGGTCGTGAATGTACCCGTCGCGGTGTTCCACCGGCAATTGTTACCATGTTCGGTTCACAGTTCATGACTTGGCGCGGACTGCCTTTGATTCCTTCTGACAAGCTTAAGGTTATCAACGGTAAAACCAATATTTTACTGTTACGTACCGGTGAAAGCCGTCAAGGTGTCGTGGGTCTTTATCAGCCTAATCTGACCGGCGAACTGAGTATGGGCCTTTCAGTCCGTTTTATGGGCATTAATCACAAAGCGATTGCCTCTTATCTTATCTCTCTGTATTGCTCGCTGGCGGTGTTGACTGATGATGCGCTCGGAGTACTTGAGAATGTCGAAGTGGGCAAGTACCATGACTACAAGTGA
- the ureG gene encoding urease accessory protein UreG, with product MSDKQVLRVGIGGPVGSGKTALVDALCKRMRDQFEIGVVTNDIYTREDQQFLIRSEALPEDRIIGVETGGCPHTAIREDASMNLAAVDELCERFDNLDFIMVESGGDNLSATFSPELADLTIYVIDVSAGDKIPRKGGPGITRSDLLVINKIDLAPYVGASLDVMDRDAKKMRGERPFVFTNLKTGLGLDTITQFIVTAGMLSTVAA from the coding sequence ATGAGTGATAAACAGGTACTTCGGGTAGGTATAGGCGGGCCGGTAGGTTCCGGGAAAACAGCACTGGTCGATGCCTTGTGCAAACGCATGCGTGATCAATTTGAAATCGGCGTGGTAACCAATGATATTTATACCCGCGAAGACCAGCAATTTTTGATTCGCAGCGAGGCTTTGCCGGAAGACAGGATTATTGGCGTGGAAACCGGCGGCTGTCCGCACACGGCAATCAGGGAAGATGCCTCAATGAATCTTGCGGCTGTTGATGAGCTCTGTGAGCGCTTTGATAATCTGGATTTTATTATGGTGGAAAGTGGTGGTGATAATTTAAGCGCAACTTTTAGTCCAGAGCTGGCTGATCTGACTATTTATGTGATTGATGTGTCGGCAGGCGATAAAATACCGCGAAAAGGCGGTCCCGGCATTACCCGTTCTGACTTACTGGTGATTAATAAAATTGATTTGGCTCCTTATGTCGGTGCTTCTTTGGATGTTATGGATCGTGATGCCAAAAAAATGCGCGGTGAGCGGCCGTTTGTATTTACTAATCTTAAAACCGGTTTAGGGCTGGACACCATTACCCAATTTATTGTTACTGCGGGTATGCTGAGTACAGTAGCAGCGTGA
- the epsC gene encoding serine O-acetyltransferase EpsC: protein MNDITHLNGKYDWGIDTLVAQLRDLRVQSLETRSRRDKPPKLPSRKELQIILEGLSAVLFPNRLGLPDLNDEGIDYFVGHTLETLLRELYKQIRRELQFISGHEGVDKVANDQAISIARQFAARLPTVRALVDTDIQAAFEGDPAARSPDEVLVCYPGITAIIHHRLAHILYQLGAPLVARVIAEVAHSATGIDIHPGAQIGESFFIDHGTGVVIGETAVIGRHVRVYQAVTLGAKRFEKDENGLLVKGNARHPIVEDNVVIYAGATILGRITIGHGSTIGGNVWLTHSVAPGSNITQAYARSELFHGGAGI from the coding sequence ATGAATGATATTACCCATTTAAATGGTAAGTATGATTGGGGTATTGATACCCTGGTTGCTCAATTACGTGATTTACGCGTGCAGTCGCTGGAAACTCGAAGTCGACGCGATAAACCACCCAAATTGCCTTCACGAAAAGAGCTACAAATTATATTGGAGGGGCTGAGTGCGGTCTTGTTTCCAAATCGTCTGGGACTGCCCGATCTTAATGACGAAGGCATCGATTACTTTGTGGGACACACCCTTGAAACCCTGTTACGCGAGCTTTATAAGCAAATTCGCCGTGAATTACAGTTTATCTCCGGACATGAAGGTGTCGACAAGGTCGCTAATGACCAAGCCATTAGTATTGCCCGCCAGTTTGCCGCCCGGTTGCCCACGGTAAGGGCATTGGTTGATACCGATATTCAGGCGGCCTTTGAAGGTGACCCTGCCGCAAGAAGCCCGGACGAAGTGCTGGTTTGTTATCCCGGCATTACTGCCATCATTCATCATCGACTGGCGCATATTCTTTATCAATTGGGTGCACCGTTGGTTGCCCGCGTTATCGCAGAAGTTGCCCATTCAGCGACGGGGATTGATATTCATCCCGGCGCACAAATTGGTGAGAGTTTTTTTATTGACCACGGTACGGGTGTGGTTATCGGAGAAACTGCCGTGATTGGGCGACATGTTCGCGTGTATCAGGCCGTGACTCTGGGCGCCAAACGCTTTGAAAAAGATGAGAACGGGTTGTTGGTTAAAGGCAATGCGAGGCATCCTATCGTTGAAGATAATGTGGTCATTTATGCCGGTGCTACCATTTTGGGTCGTATTACCATTGGTCACGGCTCAACTATTGGCGGTAATGTCTGGTTAACCCATAGCGTAGCCCCCGGTAGTAATATCACTCAGGCGTATGCCCGTAGTGAATTATTTCATGGCGGTGCGGGAATATAA
- the cysK gene encoding cysteine synthase A, with the protein MSHWYEDNSQSIGNTPLIRLNRITDGASATVLAKIEGRNPAYSVKCRIGAAMIWDAEQRGLLGPGKELVEPTSGNTGIALAFVAAARGMPLTLTMPETMSLERRKLLIAYGAKLVLTEGAKGMSGAISKAEEITASDPERYVLLQQFKNPANPAIHEQTTGPEIWNDTDGAIDILVSGVGTGGTITGVTRYIKQTQGKAIISIAVEPTASPVLTQFRAGEPLNPGPHKIQGIGAGFVPGVLDLSLIDEIEQVTNEDAIEYARRLAREEGILAGISCGAAVAVAIRVAKRPENAGKTIVVVLPDSGERYLSSPLFEGIFDASGLAA; encoded by the coding sequence ATGTCACATTGGTACGAAGATAATTCTCAATCCATAGGAAATACACCGCTGATTCGGCTTAACCGGATCACTGATGGAGCCTCTGCTACCGTGCTGGCAAAAATTGAAGGACGTAATCCCGCTTATTCCGTTAAATGCCGAATTGGTGCTGCGATGATCTGGGATGCAGAGCAGCGTGGCTTGCTCGGGCCGGGTAAAGAGCTTGTTGAGCCCACCAGTGGCAATACCGGTATTGCGCTGGCCTTTGTTGCCGCAGCGCGAGGCATGCCATTGACCTTAACCATGCCGGAAACCATGAGTCTGGAACGTCGTAAGTTGTTGATTGCTTATGGTGCCAAACTTGTTTTGACGGAAGGTGCCAAAGGCATGAGCGGTGCCATTTCCAAAGCGGAGGAAATTACTGCCTCCGACCCTGAGCGTTATGTTTTGTTGCAGCAGTTTAAAAATCCGGCAAACCCTGCCATTCATGAACAGACCACCGGGCCTGAAATCTGGAACGATACGGATGGGGCGATTGATATCCTGGTATCCGGTGTGGGTACTGGTGGCACCATTACCGGCGTTACCCGTTATATCAAACAAACCCAAGGCAAGGCAATTATTTCAATTGCGGTAGAGCCGACTGCCAGTCCGGTACTGACCCAGTTTCGTGCCGGTGAGCCGCTTAATCCTGGTCCCCATAAGATTCAAGGTATCGGCGCGGGCTTTGTTCCTGGTGTGCTGGATCTTTCCTTGATAGATGAAATCGAGCAGGTGACCAACGAAGACGCCATCGAATATGCACGGCGTCTCGCCAGAGAAGAAGGCATACTCGCAGGTATTTCTTGTGGTGCAGCCGTTGCTGTGGCAATACGTGTTGCCAAACGACCTGAAAATGCCGGTAAAACTATTGTGGTGGTGTTGCCTGATTCAGGTGAACGTTATTTAAGTTCACCGCTGTTTGAGGGTATTTTCGATGCCAGTGGTTTGGCTGCATGA
- a CDS encoding urease subunit beta — MIPGEIIPAEGDIELNAGCAVITLVVANSGDRPIQVGSHYHFFETNPALHFDRDKTLGFRLDIPAGTAVRFEPGQFREIHLIPFSGLRRVYGFRQAVMGELKESV, encoded by the coding sequence ATGATACCTGGAGAAATTATCCCTGCCGAGGGTGATATCGAGCTGAATGCAGGTTGCGCAGTTATCACGCTGGTTGTCGCCAATAGCGGTGACAGACCAATACAAGTCGGTTCACATTACCATTTTTTTGAAACCAATCCGGCGCTGCATTTTGACCGGGACAAAACACTGGGATTCAGATTGGATATACCTGCCGGTACCGCTGTCCGTTTTGAACCTGGACAGTTTAGAGAAATACATCTGATACCTTTTTCCGGATTACGCCGTGTTTACGGTTTTCGTCAGGCAGTCATGGGCGAACTAAAGGAGTCCGTATGA
- the ureE gene encoding urease accessory protein UreE produces the protein MITMLKLTELAPPETQADDVLTLPFEYRQKSRLPARTDGGVAVGVFLPRGHRLRSGVILTGTERFKVLIKAAPETVSVVCSDDALQFARVCYHLGNRHVALQILPGELRYLSDHVLDHMVEGLGLGVMHDIMPFEPEAGAYHSHD, from the coding sequence ATGATCACTATGTTGAAATTGACCGAACTTGCTCCACCAGAAACCCAGGCTGACGATGTCCTGACGTTGCCTTTTGAGTATCGCCAGAAAAGCCGTTTACCTGCACGCACAGATGGTGGCGTAGCTGTTGGCGTATTTTTGCCGCGTGGACATCGTTTGCGCTCAGGTGTTATTTTGACCGGTACAGAGCGCTTTAAAGTGCTGATAAAAGCGGCTCCGGAAACGGTTTCGGTAGTGTGCAGCGATGATGCCCTGCAATTTGCACGTGTTTGTTATCACTTGGGTAATCGTCATGTCGCCTTACAGATTTTGCCGGGTGAGCTGCGCTATTTGAGTGACCATGTTCTGGATCACATGGTTGAGGGCTTGGGCTTGGGAGTGATGCACGATATCATGCCGTTTGAGCCAGAAGCCGGTGCTTATCATAGTCATGATTAA